CCTGCAGCAGATTGTTTCAGAGGCTGGAGTAAATCCACCGGCCCTCTTTCAAAATCGATACTCGCAAAAGCCTTCGCAACATGTAAGGGACGCGGGTTTCCTGATTGATCAAGGCGATTCCAATCAAATAGGCGAAATGTGATATCACTAGTTTGCTGAATTTCTGCCAACAGGACACCCTCACCAATCGCATGGAGCGTACCCGCAGGAATAAAAATAGAATCTCCCTTTTGCACAGGATAACTATGTAAACATTCTTGAGTGGTCCCCTGCTCCAGATGCCGTCTGAGTTCACGTTCATCGACACCTGATTTTAAACCCGCATAGATTTGACTTTCTTCGGTGGCATCAAGAATCACCCAGGCTTCAGATTTTCCTGACTCGATCGAATCGATGGTCTGCAGGTGAGAGTTATCAGGATGGACCTGTAAAGACAAACGGTCAGTCGCATCAATGAATTTAATTAATAGCGGAAACGTTGTATTACAATTTCCAACCCCAAAAAGGGCATCCGGATCTTTTTGAATCAGTTGAGAGAGAGTCCAGCCAGCGAATTCTCCATTGGCGATTCGAGTTTGGGCTGCAGGATGGTCAGACAGTTCCCAACTCTCACCGTAGTCCCCTTCCAAGCCAATTAATTTATGCAACTGTGTCCCCAAACGTTCTCCTCCCCATCGAGTACGCTTAAAAATAGGCGTAAACTCAAGTGGTAACAGAGTTGCCGTGGATTGAACTTCTTGCAGTGACATAATTGAAGAAAAGTAATCTCAATAAAGAGGATAGAAAGAAGAGTAAAAATAGAGACTTACGTAATGCTAAACCACGAAAGTCTGCAATTGCAACTATAATCTCAATGATTTGCGATAAGCGAGTTCTCATTGACTTTTTTTGGTTTTTTATCGAATTCACCTTCTACAAAGGTTCCAATTGCCATAAACCGAAACACCTGCTAATCTCTCCCCCCCCTGCAATCCTTGTAGTCATTTAATTCATTTGTATACATAGCCCAAAACACAATGAAACGGCTGCAATCAATAGATTTATCACTGTTTATCTATGAAAGGCTGATAAGTGGCAGAGTTGTTAGTACAAAGTTTGGAGTTGGAACTTTCAATCGGTGATACAATTCAAATAGGCGATCAGTTTTTGACCGTGGTTGATATCGAGGGAGATGAAATACTTTTTCAGTTAGATTCAGGGGATCCGCCGAATCCTAAACCTGAAACAGATTCCAACTCACAATCATATCGCTGATACACAAACAAAACGACGAGCTCTCGTTCAAAAAATCAAAACAGGCTCAACTCGATCTGAATTGACTCATTTCCATACAAGTTAAACTATCATTCGATTTGATCTAGAACTCGATCTGATAACGTTTAGTCATCTCTCTACGAATTGACGCCGTAGAGTCTTCGATTTCTTTCCAGCTAGTGAAACGAACCCCCGTCGCTTTAGATTGCTCTTCTGCCCGGTTCTGAATCTTCACACTCGCATTTGAACGGCGACCATAATAATTATTGTTTGAATCATAATTATAACTGTAATTCCCATAGACGCTGGAATTACGAACTCCAGTGCGCGATCCAGCTGCTCTTTTTGCTAAAGCAACACCGCGGAGCGTTTCAGCGACTTTTGAGCCATAGGCAAGTAAATCTTCATCGACGTTTAAGATGGGAAGCCTATCGATTTTTCGCGCATAACGTTCATTGTAAACAATATGATTATCGCGATTTGTTTGAAGGTATTTCCGTAAATCGTCAATGAGAACCGCTACCGACTTGAAATAAGTCAACGAAGCCTGAGCAACTTTTTCTGGACTACCCGGGCTTAAATCTTCGTCTTTCAATTCGCTGAATTTTGTTGAAGGAATTTCCAGGATACTAAACACACGACGCATGCCATCATTGGTAAGAGAGCCGCTGAGAATGATTGACTTTCCTTTTAGCTCGACTTTCCATTTTTCTAAATCATCCAAGTGGACTCCCAAATCATCTACGATTTCCAAAACCATGGGTTTCGCAAGACTAGCAAATTTTGCTGTCTCCGAACTAAAATCGATTCGTAATTCTCCGTCAGCTTTGCTGTCTAACTTGACAGAAAAAGTGGCACCTTGAATCCCACTGATTAGTTCAGTTAGCTCTTTTATTTTCT
The Gimesia aquarii DNA segment above includes these coding regions:
- a CDS encoding type I phosphomannose isomerase catalytic subunit, whose product is MSLQEVQSTATLLPLEFTPIFKRTRWGGERLGTQLHKLIGLEGDYGESWELSDHPAAQTRIANGEFAGWTLSQLIQKDPDALFGVGNCNTTFPLLIKFIDATDRLSLQVHPDNSHLQTIDSIESGKSEAWVILDATEESQIYAGLKSGVDERELRRHLEQGTTQECLHSYPVQKGDSIFIPAGTLHAIGEGVLLAEIQQTSDITFRLFDWNRLDQSGNPRPLHVAKAFASIDFERGPVDLLQPLKQSAAGHQIEQLLESEYFSIRRHLSHHSFLLPDLRRAQVVIVLEGEGQLDCGAETYELLPGKTMLIPATAPDCQIHVDSEITFLEVIPA